Proteins co-encoded in one Astyanax mexicanus isolate ESR-SI-001 chromosome 1, AstMex3_surface, whole genome shotgun sequence genomic window:
- the rpz4 gene encoding uncharacterized protein rpz4 isoform X2, giving the protein MNRVEEWVLENRSKIEKGVEIMGQGCEILAATVGQFHPILEAVFVASAEILSNPEGKEAKYLAEQFERVNQKLEGIQDEIEKIALELQRTSMNKQNFDREAQMISQYEKFQDFVLAKPKFKEKKKEKFISHFENTDGDLNIDALYNAVTGENTSGDAMLDTVVTTEQRSRRAVEEFCAQLKKLFLVGIIAVMGHAALKDGAVGEMMVKKWQDRMEDVERRMKAAVDECINNFPEQAKMDVEHQLVEKPASVDPDFAKNLLEALVKKYDWVSWSIRVFNHGGVFFWNWLAGKKYHGSGGGGQFFDLLTKNNIRIVVSFSVDPKPLNRSQVHDQIEMQRFKGNMVSVAQNLCNSLPNCVVHAVSRYKRVEETNNFQPECYYFGVHKRAYLCIHSE; this is encoded by the coding sequence ATGAATCGAGTAGAAGAATGGGTTCTGGAGAACCGGAGCAAGATTGAGAAAGGAGTAGAGATAATGGGCCAAGGCTGCGAGATCCTGGCGGCCACGGTGGGCCAGTTCCATCCCATCCTGGAGGCGGTTTTTGTGGCCTCGGCTGAGATCCTCAGCAACCCAGAGGGCAAAGAGGCCAAGTACCTCGCAGAGCAGTTTGAAAGAGTCAATCAAAAGCTGGAGGGGATCCAGGACGAAATCGAAAAAATAGCTCTGGAGCTGCAGCGAACGTCAATGAACAAGCAAAACTTCGATCGTGAGGCGCAGATGATCAGTCAATACGAGAAGTTCCAAGACTTTGTCCTGGCCAAGCCTAAGTtcaaggagaagaagaaggagaagttCATCAGCCACTTTGAGAACACTGATGGCGATCTCAACATTGATGCCTTGTACAATGCCGTCACTGGGGAGAACACTTCTGGAGACGCAATGCTGGACACAGTGGTGACCACAGAGCAGCGAAGCAGAAGGGCAGTAGAGGAATTCTGCGCTCAGCTGAAGAAGCTGTTCTTGGTCGGCATCATAGCTGTAATGGGCCACGCCGCCCTGAAGGACGGGGCAGTTGGAGAGATGATGGTCAAGAAATGGCAAGACCGCATGGAGGATGTGGAAAGACGCATGAAAGCGGCAGTGGACGAATGTATCAATAATTTTCCAGAACAAGCTAAGATGGATGTAGAGCACCAACTTGTGGAGAAGCCAGCCAGCGTTGACCCAGATTTTGCCAAGAATCTACTAGAGGCCCTTGTCAAGAAGTATGACTGGGTTTCCTGGTCCATCAGGGTCTTTAACCATGGAGGTGTATTTTTCTGGAATTGGTTGGCTGGCAAGAAGTACCATGGAAGTGGTGGAGGTGGGCAATTTTTTGACCTtctgaccaaaaataacattCGAATCGTGGTGTCTTTCAGCGTGGACCCTAAACCGCTTAACAGAAGCCAGGTGCACGATCAGATTGAGATGCAGAGGTTTAAAGGTAACATGGTATCTGTAGCACAGAATCTGTGCAACAGTCTACCCAACTGCGTTGTGCACGCAGTCAGCCGCTATAAGAGAGTGGAGGAGACCAACAACTTCCAGCCAGAATGCTATTATTTCGGCGTTCACAAAAGGGCATACCTTTGCATCCACTCAGAATAG